A stretch of Blautia liquoris DNA encodes these proteins:
- a CDS encoding YbaB/EbfC family nucleoid-associated protein, producing MAKRGGFSGGMPGNMNNLMKQAQKMQRQMEENQKVLEEKEFTATAGGGAVEVTISGKKEITKVKLSEEVVDPDDIEMLEDLVMAAVNEAIRKEEEESSKMMSKMTGGLGGGLPF from the coding sequence ATGGCAAAAAGAGGAGGATTTTCGGGCGGGATGCCTGGAAACATGAACAATTTGATGAAGCAGGCCCAGAAGATGCAGCGTCAGATGGAGGAGAACCAGAAAGTTCTTGAGGAGAAGGAATTCACGGCAACTGCAGGAGGAGGAGCTGTGGAGGTTACAATCTCCGGGAAAAAGGAGATCACAAAGGTGAAGCTCTCGGAAGAAGTGGTAGATCCCGATGACATTGAGATGCTTGAAGATCTTGTCATGGCTGCGGTAAATGAGGCCATCCGCAAGGAAGAGGAAGAATCCTCGAAGATGATGTCCAAGATGACAGGTGGATTAGGTGGAGGCTTGCCCTTTTAA
- a CDS encoding transketolase yields the protein MNTRELQKTANEVRKGIITAVHGGKAGHPGGSLSAADILTYLYFDEMQNIDPKDPKKPDRDRFVLSKGHAAPGLYSVLAEKGYFPKKDLPTLRHTGSYLQGHPDMKHVPGVDMTTGSLGQGVSAAAGMALSAKIFGDDYRVYTLLGDGELQEGEVWEAAMFAGSRNLDNLVAIIDNNGLQIDGNVADICTPYPIDKKFEAFNFHVIRLEDGNDMDKIRAAFDEARTIKGKPVAIVAKTVKGKGVSYMEGEAGWHGKAPNDKEYEVAMKDLERIGEKLCQI from the coding sequence ATGAATACACGAGAGCTTCAAAAGACAGCGAATGAGGTTCGAAAAGGAATCATAACGGCTGTTCATGGCGGAAAAGCCGGCCATCCGGGCGGATCGCTGTCAGCAGCTGATATACTGACCTATTTGTACTTTGATGAAATGCAAAATATAGATCCGAAGGATCCGAAGAAACCGGACCGCGACCGATTTGTCCTTTCAAAAGGACACGCGGCACCAGGATTGTATTCAGTTTTAGCGGAAAAAGGATATTTTCCGAAGAAGGATCTGCCGACCCTGCGTCACACAGGTTCTTACCTGCAGGGGCATCCGGATATGAAACACGTTCCCGGAGTAGATATGACCACCGGTTCGCTTGGACAAGGAGTTTCTGCGGCAGCAGGTATGGCACTTTCGGCGAAAATTTTTGGTGATGATTACAGAGTATATACTCTTTTAGGAGACGGCGAGTTACAGGAAGGTGAAGTGTGGGAAGCTGCCATGTTCGCCGGATCCAGAAATCTTGATAATCTGGTTGCCATCATAGACAACAATGGCCTTCAGATTGACGGTAATGTGGCAGATATCTGTACCCCTTATCCGATTGATAAGAAGTTTGAGGCTTTCAATTTTCATGTGATCAGACTGGAAGATGGCAATGATATGGACAAGATCCGAGCAGCGTTTGATGAGGCCAGAACCATAAAAGGAAAACCAGTTGCAATTGTTGCAAAAACTGTGAAGGGAAAGGGCGTTTCCTATATGGAAGGAGAAGCAGGCTGGCATGGCAAAGCACCAAATGACAAAGAATATGAAGTGGCCATGAAAGACCTGGAAAGGATCGGTGAGAAATTATGTCAGATATAA
- a CDS encoding DUF5716 family protein, protein MEQKNLIIGLEFNPKESQICYYDRTCGDAISAEVKVGSDQYAFPTLLCKSLGKDEWYFGLEALYFAEHKNGILIDRLYDLCMDGKSVVIDGQEYEPGVLLSAYLTKAISMLGITSPSRQIAGMMMTAPTLNRTFVRTVRDAYERVKIPKSRCFLQDYDESFYHYSLYQKKELWSRNVALFSFDGDDVTFSSLKMDYQTKPATARVTPKNMKRLSQDPVTRDEDFCYMINKSFGNEIYSSVFLIGDGIDKNWAVRSIALLCKNRRHVFYGNNLYAKGACFSAFEKVEERRLKDYLFVGNALIRHNIGMDMNINGSPAYYPMIGAGVNWYEAAKDCELILDQTDELVFVVSDMEDGRRTRYTMPLPGLPKRPNKTTRLSLHLEYDSPDRCQIRVEDLGFGDMYPSGKKVWNESMEG, encoded by the coding sequence ATGGAACAGAAAAATTTGATAATCGGACTTGAGTTTAATCCGAAAGAGTCCCAGATATGCTATTATGACCGGACTTGCGGCGATGCAATATCGGCGGAAGTGAAGGTGGGGAGCGACCAATATGCTTTTCCGACGTTACTTTGTAAAAGCCTGGGAAAAGATGAGTGGTATTTTGGCCTGGAAGCACTATATTTTGCGGAACACAAAAACGGCATCCTGATTGACAGACTCTATGATCTGTGTATGGATGGAAAATCCGTCGTCATAGATGGCCAGGAATATGAACCTGGAGTATTGTTGTCTGCCTATCTGACGAAAGCGATAAGTATGCTGGGTATCACCTCGCCATCCAGACAGATTGCAGGGATGATGATGACAGCTCCAACCTTGAATCGAACTTTCGTGCGGACGGTACGGGATGCGTATGAACGGGTTAAAATTCCGAAAAGCAGATGTTTTTTGCAGGATTATGATGAGAGTTTTTACCACTATTCTCTTTATCAGAAAAAAGAGCTTTGGAGCAGAAACGTAGCACTGTTTTCATTTGACGGTGATGATGTCACATTTTCTTCTTTGAAGATGGACTACCAAACGAAACCGGCAACTGCACGGGTGACGCCGAAAAATATGAAGCGACTTTCGCAGGATCCTGTGACAAGAGATGAAGATTTCTGCTATATGATTAACAAATCTTTTGGGAATGAAATATACTCGAGTGTATTTTTGATCGGCGATGGGATTGACAAGAATTGGGCGGTACGTTCAATTGCACTGCTATGTAAAAACAGAAGGCATGTATTCTATGGGAATAATCTGTACGCCAAAGGTGCCTGTTTCTCTGCATTTGAAAAGGTAGAAGAGCGCCGGCTAAAGGACTATCTGTTTGTGGGAAATGCTCTGATTCGTCACAATATAGGAATGGATATGAACATCAATGGATCCCCGGCTTACTATCCTATGATTGGAGCTGGTGTAAACTGGTATGAGGCTGCGAAAGACTGCGAGCTGATTCTGGATCAGACAGATGAACTGGTATTTGTTGTCAGCGATATGGAAGATGGCAGGCGTACACGATATACGATGCCGCTTCCGGGGCTTCCAAAGAGACCGAATAAGACAACGAGACTCTCACTGCACCTGGAATATGATTCACCGGACAGATGTCAAATCAGGGTGGAAGATCTGGGTTTTGGGGATATGTATCCGTCCGGCAAAAAGGTTTGGAATGAAAGCATGGAGGGATGA
- the recR gene encoding recombination mediator RecR, whose product MDYYSEYINKLIEQLSRLPGIGTKSAQRLAFHIIHMPKDQVRQLTDSVLEARENVQYCKECCTLTDREICPICANEKRDHGQIMVVENTRDLAAYEKTGKFEGVYHVLHGAISPMLGIGPDDIKLKELMKRLQKDVHEVIIATNSSLEGETTAMYISKLIKPTQIKVTRIASGVPVGGDLEYIDEVTLLRALEGRVEL is encoded by the coding sequence ATGGATTACTACAGCGAATATATCAATAAGCTGATTGAACAATTGTCGAGACTGCCCGGTATTGGAACCAAGTCGGCACAGCGCCTGGCATTTCATATTATTCATATGCCAAAGGATCAGGTGCGGCAACTGACAGATTCAGTCCTTGAGGCACGTGAGAATGTACAGTACTGCAAGGAGTGCTGTACACTGACAGACCGCGAGATCTGTCCGATCTGCGCCAATGAAAAGCGCGATCACGGACAGATTATGGTCGTAGAAAATACCAGAGATCTTGCCGCCTACGAGAAGACCGGAAAATTCGAAGGTGTCTATCACGTGCTGCACGGTGCGATATCGCCGATGCTCGGTATCGGGCCGGATGACATTAAGCTGAAAGAACTCATGAAGAGACTGCAAAAAGATGTACATGAAGTGATTATTGCTACTAATTCCAGTCTGGAAGGTGAGACAACGGCGATGTATATCAGTAAATTAATCAAACCCACCCAAATTAAGGTGACACGGATCGCAAGTGGTGTCCCGGTGGGAGGGGATCTGGAATATATTGACGAGGTAACTTTACTTCGTGCACTGGAAGGAAGAGTAGAACTGTAG
- a CDS encoding pyridoxal phosphate-dependent aminotransferase, whose product MLKHKDHFHGSDLEKIEQLYGIDRENIISFSANVNPLGISNHLRSSLCDHLDAITTYPDREYKALRTSISEYVHTQPENIIVGNGSTELISLFIQTRHPKKALILGPTYSEYEREVTLGGGTTLYYPLKEKQSFHMDISDFCGNLHEGLDLLILCNPNNPTSTAIHAQQMRQILDACLQYGIFVMVDETYVEFTKEEDLITAIPLTNFYSNLIILRGTSKFFSAPGLRLGYAVTGNQDLIKEINTRQNPWSINSLAEIAGRLMFADHNYIEKTRNLIDSERTRLYNLLSSWDSVRAYEPSANFMLICIKKQGVDADALFDHCIRKGLMIRNCSTFPFLDNRFVRFCFMSREENNRLIESFSELLS is encoded by the coding sequence ATGTTAAAACACAAAGACCATTTTCACGGAAGTGACCTTGAAAAAATCGAACAGCTTTACGGTATTGACAGAGAAAATATCATTAGTTTCTCAGCAAATGTGAATCCCCTTGGAATTTCGAATCATCTGCGGTCTTCACTTTGTGATCATCTGGATGCCATCACGACTTATCCGGACAGGGAATATAAAGCTCTTCGAACAAGCATCAGTGAATACGTTCACACGCAGCCCGAGAACATTATCGTCGGAAATGGATCTACTGAATTAATCTCCTTGTTCATTCAGACTCGTCATCCAAAAAAGGCTCTTATTCTGGGTCCTACTTATTCGGAGTATGAGCGAGAAGTCACTTTGGGAGGCGGAACGACTCTTTACTATCCCTTGAAAGAAAAGCAGAGCTTTCACATGGATATCTCAGATTTCTGTGGCAATCTCCACGAAGGACTGGATCTGTTGATTCTCTGCAACCCGAATAATCCGACTTCGACTGCCATCCATGCACAGCAGATGCGGCAGATTCTGGATGCCTGTCTGCAGTACGGAATCTTCGTGATGGTGGATGAGACTTATGTAGAATTCACAAAAGAGGAGGATCTGATTACGGCCATTCCCCTGACGAATTTCTATTCGAATCTGATCATCCTAAGAGGTACTTCCAAGTTTTTTTCGGCGCCGGGGCTTCGTCTTGGATATGCTGTTACCGGGAATCAGGATCTGATCAAGGAGATCAACACCAGGCAGAATCCCTGGTCCATCAATTCTCTAGCAGAAATCGCCGGCAGACTGATGTTTGCTGATCACAACTACATAGAAAAGACCAGAAATCTGATCGACTCGGAACGAACTCGTCTCTACAATCTGCTGTCGAGCTGGGATAGCGTCCGGGCATATGAGCCGTCTGCTAATTTTATGCTGATATGTATAAAAAAACAGGGCGTCGATGCCGACGCCCTGTTCGATCACTGCATCCGAAAGGGTCTTATGATCAGAAACTGCTCTACGTTTCCCTTTCTGGACAACCGTTTTGTGCGGTTTTGTTTCATGTCACGCGAAGAAAACAATCGCCTGATCGAATCATTTTCGGAACTGCTCAGCTGA
- the fsa gene encoding fructose-6-phosphate aldolase — protein MKFFIDTANIEDIKKANDMGVICGVTTNPSLIAKEGRDFNEVIRQITSIVDGPVSGEVKATTTDAKGMIREGREIASIHPNMVVKIPMTAEGLKACKTLSSEGIKVNVTLIFSANQALLAARAGATFVSPFLGRLDDINVRGVDLIKEISKIFKVAGLDTEIIAASIRNPIHVTDCALAGADIATVPYKVIEQMTKHPLTDAGIKKFQDDYKAVFGE, from the coding sequence ATGAAATTTTTTATCGACACAGCAAACATAGAAGATATCAAAAAAGCAAATGATATGGGAGTAATCTGCGGGGTTACTACGAATCCATCACTGATTGCAAAAGAAGGAAGAGATTTCAATGAGGTGATCAGACAGATAACGTCAATTGTCGATGGACCGGTCAGCGGTGAAGTTAAGGCGACAACGACGGATGCAAAAGGAATGATCAGAGAAGGACGAGAAATTGCCTCGATTCATCCAAATATGGTCGTAAAGATTCCGATGACAGCAGAAGGGTTAAAGGCATGTAAAACCTTAAGTTCAGAAGGCATCAAGGTGAATGTAACCCTGATCTTCTCGGCGAACCAGGCACTTTTGGCTGCAAGGGCAGGTGCTACTTTCGTATCCCCGTTCTTGGGGCGTCTGGATGATATTAATGTCCGAGGTGTAGATCTAATAAAAGAAATCAGCAAAATATTCAAAGTGGCAGGTCTGGATACCGAAATTATCGCAGCCAGTATCCGCAATCCGATTCATGTTACAGACTGCGCACTGGCAGGGGCCGATATTGCCACGGTTCCCTACAAAGTAATTGAGCAGATGACCAAACATCCCTTGACCGACGCAGGAATAAAAAAATTCCAGGATGATTATAAAGCAGTGTTTGGAGAATAA
- the dnaX gene encoding DNA polymerase III subunit gamma/tau codes for MSYTALYRKFRPDTFDDVKGQDHIVTTLKNQMKADRIGHAYLFCGTRGTGKTTVAKILAKVVNCEHPVDGNPCNTCDSCKAISAGVSTNVIEIDAASNNGVDNIREIREEVAYRPTNGKYKVYIIDEVHMLSTGAFNALLKTLEEPPSYVIFILATTEVNKIPVTILSRCQHYDFRRITIDTITDRLADLMQEEKVDVQERALRYVARAADGSMRDALSLLDQCIAFYLGETLTYDKVLEVLGTVDTEVFSQLLRKVITQDVAASIHILEQLVNDGKEMGQFVNDFTWYMRNLLLVKTSDNLEDVLDVSTDNLKLMEEESKMVEVDTLMRYIRVFSELSGQIRYASQKRVLVEIALIKLCRPQMETNLDSLTDRIRTLEEKFETGMLVSEVSEKASSQDEAYTRKESQIEREKPKKAAPEDLKKVRAQWKMIAGAIESPLLRQYLSRAIPKYNGETGENKLYIEFQDENARMYVDNEEAKQEIESIIEEQTNKSVETELVIAKSHSHENLAKIDLDTILKEKIHMPIELEDD; via the coding sequence ATGAGCTATACTGCTCTATATCGGAAGTTCCGCCCGGATACATTCGACGATGTGAAGGGACAAGACCATATTGTAACCACATTAAAGAACCAGATGAAAGCGGACCGCATCGGCCATGCATATCTGTTCTGTGGAACAAGAGGAACCGGAAAAACCACGGTGGCCAAGATTCTGGCAAAAGTGGTAAACTGTGAACATCCTGTGGATGGTAATCCCTGCAACACATGCGACTCTTGCAAAGCGATCAGTGCAGGCGTATCAACGAATGTGATAGAGATCGACGCTGCTTCCAATAATGGCGTGGATAACATCCGGGAGATTCGGGAGGAAGTGGCATATCGTCCCACGAACGGGAAGTATAAAGTATATATCATTGATGAAGTCCATATGCTTTCCACGGGGGCGTTTAATGCACTGCTAAAGACACTGGAAGAACCGCCGTCCTATGTGATTTTTATTCTTGCGACGACAGAGGTGAACAAGATTCCGGTTACGATTCTTTCTCGCTGTCAGCATTACGATTTCAGGCGAATCACAATTGACACCATCACAGACCGACTGGCAGACCTGATGCAGGAAGAAAAGGTGGATGTACAGGAACGTGCACTGCGCTACGTGGCAAGAGCGGCAGATGGTTCGATGAGAGATGCATTAAGTCTGCTGGATCAGTGCATTGCATTTTACCTCGGGGAGACACTGACTTACGATAAGGTTCTTGAAGTTCTGGGAACCGTGGATACTGAAGTGTTCTCCCAACTGCTTCGTAAAGTAATCACTCAGGATGTGGCGGCAAGTATTCATATTCTGGAACAGCTGGTGAATGACGGAAAAGAGATGGGCCAGTTTGTGAACGATTTTACCTGGTATATGAGAAATTTGCTTTTAGTGAAGACTTCTGATAATCTGGAGGATGTACTTGATGTATCCACAGATAACCTGAAACTGATGGAAGAAGAGAGCAAGATGGTTGAGGTGGATACACTGATGAGATATATCCGTGTCTTCTCAGAGCTGTCCGGTCAGATTCGATATGCCTCTCAAAAGCGTGTACTGGTCGAAATTGCGCTGATCAAATTATGCAGACCACAGATGGAGACCAATCTGGATTCTCTGACTGATCGCATCCGCACATTGGAAGAAAAGTTTGAGACGGGGATGCTGGTAAGTGAGGTCTCTGAAAAAGCATCGTCCCAAGATGAGGCGTACACTAGAAAAGAGAGTCAAATAGAGAGAGAAAAACCCAAAAAAGCGGCTCCCGAAGACTTGAAGAAAGTACGGGCACAGTGGAAGATGATTGCCGGTGCCATAGAAAGTCCACTTCTTCGCCAGTACCTTTCCAGGGCAATTCCAAAGTACAATGGTGAGACCGGCGAAAACAAGTTGTACATCGAGTTCCAGGATGAGAATGCCCGGATGTACGTGGACAACGAAGAAGCAAAACAAGAGATCGAATCAATAATAGAAGAACAAACCAATAAGTCTGTTGAAACTGAATTGGTGATTGCAAAAAGCCACAGCCATGAAAATCTGGCAAAGATTGATCTCGATACGATATTAAAAGAAAAGATTCATATGCCTATAGAGCTGGAAGATGACTAA
- a CDS encoding transketolase family protein: MSDIKKIATRESYGEALVELGREHSDLVVLDADLAASTKTGVFKKVFPKRHVDCGIAEANMMDIAAGIAAAGKVPFASTFAMFAAGRAYEQVRNGIGYPHLNVKIGATHAGISVGEDGATHQAIEDIALMRVIPGMTVICPADDIEARAAVHAAYETPGPVYLRFGRLPVPVINDRPDYKFEIGKGVVLKEGKDLTVISTGLCVPETLEAAYQLEKEGISVKVINIHTIKPLDEELVIKAARETGKVVTVEEHSVIGGLGSAVCDTLSTNAPTKVMKIGVQDQFGESGPALELLDKYELNARGIYKQIKSWI, from the coding sequence ATGTCAGATATAAAGAAAATCGCGACCAGGGAATCTTATGGGGAGGCTCTCGTGGAGTTGGGAAGAGAACACAGCGATCTGGTAGTTCTGGATGCAGATCTGGCCGCATCAACCAAGACAGGGGTCTTTAAAAAAGTATTTCCAAAGCGTCATGTGGACTGTGGAATTGCTGAGGCCAATATGATGGATATTGCGGCGGGAATCGCTGCAGCCGGGAAAGTTCCGTTTGCCAGTACATTCGCTATGTTTGCAGCCGGCCGTGCATATGAGCAGGTCCGCAACGGGATTGGATATCCTCATCTGAATGTGAAAATCGGTGCAACCCATGCGGGAATTTCCGTGGGAGAGGACGGTGCGACACATCAGGCCATTGAAGATATTGCATTAATGCGGGTGATTCCCGGAATGACCGTGATCTGTCCGGCTGATGACATAGAGGCAAGAGCAGCTGTTCATGCTGCATATGAGACTCCAGGACCGGTCTATCTCAGATTCGGGCGTCTGCCGGTTCCGGTGATCAATGACCGACCGGATTACAAATTCGAAATAGGCAAGGGAGTCGTATTAAAAGAAGGAAAAGATCTCACTGTTATTTCCACCGGCCTTTGCGTGCCGGAAACGTTGGAGGCGGCATATCAGTTGGAAAAAGAGGGAATAAGTGTGAAAGTGATCAACATTCATACGATCAAACCCCTCGACGAAGAGTTGGTTATAAAAGCGGCGAGAGAAACCGGAAAAGTCGTGACCGTGGAAGAACATTCCGTAATTGGCGGACTGGGCAGTGCGGTGTGCGATACACTGAGCACCAATGCACCGACAAAGGTGATGAAAATCGGAGTTCAGGATCAGTTTGGCGAATCCGGACCGGCACTGGAACTTCTGGATAAATACGAATTGAA
- a CDS encoding DUF5717 family protein → MRRRIEQLMDGRFEYEVPAFLTSESDISLTICEGKNYNGEFSVGAEDGSRIKGVATTNNRRIVLAKDKFSGSTSKIIYGIDTQGLTSGDQITGDIVLSGNIGELIIPVTADIVEAEILTSKTKIRTLCDFAALAMKNSREAFRLFTNEHFIRLLKGEDSAYGVLYRGMSHNPVTYQHMEEFLIAARKKEPVILSLDQDKKGIYQINHSQKDSFFIYKSTWGYVRMEIEVVGDFLEVEKKVVSTDDFIGKVYRLEYVVKADKLGQGKRFGKIVVHNVHQTLEFNIEASLDRGGRLFPTRLKEQKTMELMQDYLKLQLHRMDYRTWLDKSLASLKELASADCMDPMLTFYETYLYYINEDLTRAMEVLWNFKERSEPATSPREQGIYCFLAKNLNLLEPERQYIYPKIRAYVQEKPDDYYLMKILMEEDEAYQHAPYQQLRLLEHTYECGCRSPLLYLDAWQLLKQQEGLLRRFSPFMIQTLNFAQKQNVLDDSLLKRAAFLSDNLKGFHNFVYRLLCTGYESFPGDEVLEAICKLIMKGTPAKKEYFRWYSLAVERELRITRLYEYYIESIDEGCKKVLPQVIRMYFAYNNTLSDRKKAFIYANVIQNKGQDQTTYLSYRSDMEEFAKEKVLEGKINENYALIYQEFLTEVDSVMLARALLGVMFIQKVGVKDKNIRNVVVCHKALVKEQVYPVSEQCAYVNIYSQDARILLEDAKLRRYGTTIPFTVEKLMDEEKLAHMCGGYGFEHPGLLLHLCQEQPSQMEVNRQNLSNYWLTSKSDAFTREYKDAVRKSILDYLAAHPKTKGLKEYFRGDAILEYAKINRSDTIAVLTRHEMYEEAFLAATRLGIEGVDSTVLLILADSMIQSMEGEKDEELIYLADYVTRQNKYNETVLEYLCRYYTGSVAQMTDLWKKVKGFDIDSYKLDERILIFSMYVRSFPQQQDKILDSYVMQQGKQRVIAAYLTYIAYAYFMEEKGIDSGCFMYLEKTCERGWEMDIVCRLALLKYYSTCNHLTREQENLIEKILSECDQKGLRFAFFKKLPSHLTESCQVEDKVFIEERFHQGSRVVLHYSLRQNDKEPAVYKSEPMREMYQGIFTKEFLLFYGEILDYYLSVEKEGAITTTPKKRIVLHDVEADGRTRYRLLNQILAFRSLGNKDAMNTALKTYLEQEIFATSAFELMD, encoded by the coding sequence TTGAGAAGAAGAATAGAACAGCTCATGGATGGCCGTTTTGAATATGAAGTACCGGCTTTTCTTACCTCCGAATCTGATATCTCCCTTACAATCTGCGAAGGAAAGAATTATAACGGAGAATTCAGTGTGGGGGCAGAGGATGGAAGCCGTATAAAGGGTGTCGCTACAACGAACAACCGAAGGATTGTTCTGGCGAAAGATAAATTTTCAGGGAGTACCAGTAAAATCATCTATGGAATCGACACACAGGGTCTGACATCGGGGGATCAGATTACCGGTGATATTGTGCTGTCCGGCAATATCGGAGAACTTATCATCCCTGTGACAGCTGATATCGTGGAGGCGGAGATTTTGACGTCGAAGACGAAGATTCGGACTCTTTGCGATTTTGCGGCACTTGCCATGAAGAATTCCCGTGAAGCCTTTCGGCTTTTTACGAATGAGCATTTTATCAGACTGCTGAAAGGAGAGGACAGTGCATATGGTGTTCTCTACCGGGGTATGTCGCACAATCCGGTGACTTATCAGCATATGGAGGAATTTTTGATTGCGGCCAGAAAGAAAGAGCCTGTTATCCTTTCTCTTGATCAGGATAAGAAAGGTATTTATCAGATCAATCACTCTCAAAAGGATTCGTTTTTTATCTATAAGAGTACATGGGGATATGTACGCATGGAGATCGAGGTTGTCGGGGATTTTCTGGAAGTCGAGAAGAAGGTTGTGAGCACAGATGACTTTATTGGGAAAGTATATAGACTGGAATACGTAGTAAAAGCAGATAAACTTGGGCAAGGGAAAAGATTCGGGAAGATTGTTGTACATAATGTTCATCAGACACTTGAATTCAACATAGAAGCCAGTCTGGATCGGGGAGGGCGCCTGTTTCCGACAAGATTGAAAGAACAAAAGACGATGGAACTTATGCAGGATTATTTAAAACTGCAGCTGCACAGGATGGATTACAGAACCTGGCTTGACAAATCTCTCGCTTCTCTGAAAGAACTTGCCAGTGCGGATTGTATGGACCCTATGCTGACTTTTTATGAGACTTACCTGTACTACATCAATGAAGACCTGACAAGGGCGATGGAGGTTCTGTGGAATTTTAAAGAGAGATCCGAACCGGCAACATCACCGCGCGAACAGGGAATTTACTGCTTTCTGGCTAAGAACTTAAACCTTTTGGAGCCCGAAAGGCAATATATATATCCGAAGATTCGAGCATATGTGCAGGAAAAACCAGATGACTATTATCTGATGAAGATATTGATGGAGGAAGATGAAGCTTACCAGCATGCACCTTACCAACAGTTGCGTCTGCTGGAACATACTTATGAGTGTGGCTGCAGAAGTCCGCTTTTATACCTCGACGCATGGCAGCTGCTGAAACAGCAGGAGGGATTGCTCAGAAGATTTTCTCCGTTTATGATACAGACTTTGAATTTTGCACAGAAACAGAATGTCTTAGATGATTCTCTGCTGAAACGGGCGGCGTTTTTGTCTGATAATCTGAAAGGATTTCACAATTTTGTATATCGTCTGCTTTGCACCGGATATGAAAGTTTTCCCGGCGATGAAGTTCTGGAGGCGATCTGTAAGCTGATCATGAAGGGAACACCTGCAAAGAAAGAGTATTTCAGATGGTATAGCCTCGCCGTAGAGCGAGAACTACGGATTACGCGGCTATATGAATATTATATCGAGTCGATTGATGAAGGCTGCAAGAAGGTGCTGCCTCAGGTGATTCGCATGTATTTTGCCTATAATAATACGTTAAGTGACCGAAAGAAGGCATTTATCTATGCAAATGTAATTCAAAACAAGGGACAGGATCAGACGACTTACTTAAGCTATAGATCGGATATGGAGGAATTTGCGAAAGAAAAGGTGCTCGAGGGAAAGATAAACGAGAACTATGCCCTCATATACCAGGAGTTTCTGACAGAAGTCGACAGTGTGATGCTTGCCAGGGCCCTGCTCGGTGTAATGTTCATACAAAAAGTAGGCGTTAAAGATAAGAATATCCGCAATGTGGTCGTCTGTCACAAAGCTCTTGTGAAAGAACAGGTATACCCTGTATCGGAACAGTGTGCGTATGTAAATATCTACAGTCAAGATGCAAGAATTTTACTGGAGGATGCAAAACTTCGGCGATATGGGACGACCATTCCATTTACAGTGGAAAAATTGATGGATGAAGAAAAACTGGCACATATGTGCGGCGGATATGGTTTTGAACATCCTGGCCTGTTACTCCATCTGTGCCAGGAACAACCGTCACAGATGGAGGTGAACAGGCAGAACTTGTCCAATTACTGGCTTACCTCGAAATCAGATGCATTTACAAGGGAATATAAAGATGCCGTTCGAAAGAGCATATTGGACTATCTGGCAGCACATCCCAAAACAAAGGGACTTAAAGAGTATTTCAGAGGCGATGCGATCCTGGAATATGCGAAAATCAACAGATCAGATACCATCGCAGTGCTGACCAGACACGAGATGTATGAAGAAGCATTTTTAGCCGCCACGAGGCTGGGGATAGAAGGTGTGGACAGCACAGTACTGCTGATTCTTGCAGACTCGATGATTCAGTCCATGGAGGGAGAAAAAGATGAGGAATTGATCTATCTTGCCGATTATGTCACAAGGCAGAATAAATATAATGAGACAGTTCTGGAATATCTCTGCAGGTATTATACTGGATCCGTGGCACAGATGACGGATCTATGGAAAAAAGTAAAAGGATTTGACATTGACAGCTATAAACTTGATGAGAGAATACTGATTTTTTCCATGTATGTCAGATCATTCCCACAGCAGCAGGATAAAATCCTTGACAGCTATGTTATGCAGCAGGGAAAACAGCGGGTCATAGCTGCCTATCTCACTTACATTGCATATGCTTACTTTATGGAGGAAAAAGGCATCGATTCGGGATGTTTCATGTACCTGGAAAAGACCTGTGAGAGAGGTTGGGAGATGGATATCGTATGTCGTCTGGCTCTGCTGAAATATTATTCAACGTGTAATCATCTGACGAGAGAACAGGAAAACCTAATCGAAAAGATCTTGTCGGAATGTGACCAAAAGGGGCTGAGATTTGCCTTTTTCAAGAAGCTGCCATCTCATCTGACGGAGTCTTGTCAGGTGGAAGACAAGGTTTTTATAGAAGAAAGGTTCCATCAGGGGAGCAGAGTAGTTCTGCATTACTCACTCAGACAAAACGACAAAGAACCCGCCGTCTATAAAAGTGAACCAATGCGTGAGATGTATCAGGGGATTTTCACGAAAGAATTTCTGCTGTTTTACGGTGAGATTCTCGACTACTATCTGAGCGTCGAGAAAGAAGGGGCAATCACGACAACACCGAAGAAACGGATTGTCTTGCATGATGTTGAAGCCGACGGGAGAACCCGCTATCGATTGCTGAATCAGATTCTGGCTTTTCGGTCACTGGGAAATAAAGATGCCATGAATACTGCACTTAAGACTTATCTGGAGCAGGAAATATTCGCCACATCTGCATTTGAATTGATGGATTAA